In Helianthus annuus cultivar XRQ/B chromosome 9, HanXRQr2.0-SUNRISE, whole genome shotgun sequence, the following are encoded in one genomic region:
- the LOC110878493 gene encoding thaumatin-like protein 1 — MALHNLPLKFLIFCLIKGVLGTTFTFSNKCDYTVWPGILGTPALDTTGFELARGKSRSIQAPAGWSGRFWGRTRCNFDGLGHGSCATGDCGSGQMECNGAGAAPPATLAEFTLGSGSGTQDFYDVSLVDGYNIQMIVEVSGGSGGCGTTGCVDDLNQRCPSELRVADGGGCKSACDTFGTPEYCCQGAFGSPAACRPTAYSALFKSACPKSYSYAFDDATSTFTCTGAEDYTVVFCPSIHSDSIKWKAGNMSHDSLNALYDLYARLASGSPVITNPCLLNLMLGLAIYVISIWHTSFLML; from the exons ATGGCTCTTCACAATTTGCCACTTAAATTTCTCATCTTCTGCTTAATCAAAG GTGTTTTGGGGACTACTTTTACATTTTCGAACAAGTGCGACTACACGGTCTGGCCAGGGATTCTCGGCACCCCAGCTCTCGACACGACCGGATTCGAACTTGCCAGGGGAAAATCGCGGTCCATTCAAGCTCCGGCAGGGTGGTCGGGCCGGTTCTGGGGGAGAACCCGTTGTAATTTCGATGGATTAGGCCATGGGTCGTGTGCCACAGGAGATTGTGGTTCAGGACAAATGGAATGCAATGGAGCCGGAGCAGCCCCACCCGCTACTCTAGCAGAGTTTACTCTTGGGTCCGGGTCCGGTACACAGGACTTCTACGACGTCAGCCTTGTTGATGGGTACAATATACAAATGATCGTGGAGGTGAGTGGCGGATCCGGTGGTTGTGGTACTACAGGTTGCGTCGATGACTTGAACCAGCGGTGTCCAAGCGAGCTGAGGGTGGCTGATGGTGGAGGGTGTAAAAGTGCGTGTGACACGTTTGGAACGCCGGAGTACTGTTGCCAGGGTGCCTTCGGTTCGCCAGCGGCTTGTCGCCCTACTGCATACTCGGCGTTGTTTAAATCGGCGTGCCCGAAGTCCTATAGCTACGCCTTCGATGATGCAACTAGCACGTTCACGTGTACGGGTGCTGAGGATTACACCGTCGTGTTTTGTCCCTCGATACACAG TGATAGCATAAAATGGAAAGCGGGCAACATGAGCCATGATTCACTGAATGCATTGTACGACTTGTATGCGCGTCTTGCATCAGGCTCACCGGTCATCACGAACCCTTGTTTGTTAAACCTTATGCTTGGTTTGGCTATTTATGTAATCTCAATTTGGCATACGTCTTTTCTAATGTTGTAA